From a single Rutidosis leptorrhynchoides isolate AG116_Rl617_1_P2 chromosome 5, CSIRO_AGI_Rlap_v1, whole genome shotgun sequence genomic region:
- the LOC139847971 gene encoding calmodulin-binding protein 60 B-like isoform X1, translating to MGDYYQNHHRYDWDSLASSKSINNLELKFTDEVPSSVFTKQNIARKATGEDESVSVILVDRTTQKMVTNGPLASSQVKMVLLRGNCGDVLTTQEFESNIVVEWQNKKKKNLLKGCVYVNLKNGRGSIGNVYIKHDRESLNNATFRLGAMIEGSCYGYDVKEAITNPFVVKDERNTPKRLRVLKLEDNVGRLKMIGKNGSIRKRLNANSIITVKDFLDLLSSNPVALKEMYRVEGKKWIETINHAKTCLMEHMSNAYGQNGSTSQQLNATASFDYNYENCYKPQPCDHDYLSNNMIEDVNFGTHEYEVMSDIEFMFAQEAILVENGKAKKRWIKLRAFWFSVRVFMCG from the exons ATGGgtgattattatcaaaatcatcatCGATAT GATTGGGATTCATTAGCAAGTTCAAAATCAATTAACAACCTAGAGTTGAAATTCACAGATGAAGTCCCTTCTTCGGTGTTCACTAAACAAAATATCGCTCGAAAAGCAACTGGTGAAGATGAGTCAGTTAGTGTTATCTTGGTTGATCGTACGACGCAAAAAATGGTCACAAATGGCCCATTAGCCTCATCGCAAGTAAAGATGGTACTTCTTCGTGGAAATTGTGGTGACGTCTTAACGACTCAAGAATTCGAAAGCAACATCGTGGTTGAATGGcaaaataagaaaaagaaaaatCTTCTGAAAGGTTGTGTTTATGTGAATCTTAAAAATGGGCGTGGATCGATTGGTAATGTTTACATTAAACATGATAGAGAATCTCTTAATAATGCTACATTTCGATTAGGTGCAATGATTGAGGGGAGTTGTTATGGTTATGATGTTAAAGAAGCTATAACGAATCCATTTGTGGTCAAGGATGAACGAAACACACCTAAGCGATTGAGAGTGCTGAAACTAGAAGATAATGTTGGGCGTTTGAAGATGATTGGAAAAAATGGCAGCATTCGTAAGCGGCTAAATGCTAACAGCATTATCACCGTGAAGGATTTTCTCGATTTGCTGTCCTCGAACCCTGTAGCACTAAAAGAG ATGTATCGCGTTGAAGGCAAAAAATGGATTGAGACGATAAACCATGCGAAGACATGCCTCATGGAACATATG TCTAATGCTTACGGACAAAATGGATCCACGTCTCAGCAGTTGAACGCCACCGCTTCTTTTGATTATAATTATGAGAATTGCTATAAGCCACAACCTTGTGATCACGATTATCTTTCCAACAATATGATTGAGGATGTTAATTTTGGAACCCATGAATATGAAGTGATGAGTGATATTGAATTTATGTTTGCCCAGGAAGCAATTTTGGTCGAAAATGGTAAGGCTAAAAAGAGATGGATAAAGCTGCGTGCATTTTGGTTCTCGGTTCGAGTCTTCATGTGCGGGTGA
- the LOC139847971 gene encoding calmodulin-binding protein 60 B-like isoform X2 gives MGDYYQNHHRYDWDSLASSKSINNLELKFTDEVPSSVFTKQNIARKATGEDESVSVILVDRTTQKMVTNGPLASSQVKMVLLRGNCGDVLTTQEFESNIVVEWQNKKKKNLLKGAMIEGSCYGYDVKEAITNPFVVKDERNTPKRLRVLKLEDNVGRLKMIGKNGSIRKRLNANSIITVKDFLDLLSSNPVALKEMYRVEGKKWIETINHAKTCLMEHMSNAYGQNGSTSQQLNATASFDYNYENCYKPQPCDHDYLSNNMIEDVNFGTHEYEVMSDIEFMFAQEAILVENGKAKKRWIKLRAFWFSVRVFMCG, from the exons ATGGgtgattattatcaaaatcatcatCGATAT GATTGGGATTCATTAGCAAGTTCAAAATCAATTAACAACCTAGAGTTGAAATTCACAGATGAAGTCCCTTCTTCGGTGTTCACTAAACAAAATATCGCTCGAAAAGCAACTGGTGAAGATGAGTCAGTTAGTGTTATCTTGGTTGATCGTACGACGCAAAAAATGGTCACAAATGGCCCATTAGCCTCATCGCAAGTAAAGATGGTACTTCTTCGTGGAAATTGTGGTGACGTCTTAACGACTCAAGAATTCGAAAGCAACATCGTGGTTGAATGGcaaaataagaaaaagaaaaatCTTCTGAAAG GTGCAATGATTGAGGGGAGTTGTTATGGTTATGATGTTAAAGAAGCTATAACGAATCCATTTGTGGTCAAGGATGAACGAAACACACCTAAGCGATTGAGAGTGCTGAAACTAGAAGATAATGTTGGGCGTTTGAAGATGATTGGAAAAAATGGCAGCATTCGTAAGCGGCTAAATGCTAACAGCATTATCACCGTGAAGGATTTTCTCGATTTGCTGTCCTCGAACCCTGTAGCACTAAAAGAG ATGTATCGCGTTGAAGGCAAAAAATGGATTGAGACGATAAACCATGCGAAGACATGCCTCATGGAACATATG TCTAATGCTTACGGACAAAATGGATCCACGTCTCAGCAGTTGAACGCCACCGCTTCTTTTGATTATAATTATGAGAATTGCTATAAGCCACAACCTTGTGATCACGATTATCTTTCCAACAATATGATTGAGGATGTTAATTTTGGAACCCATGAATATGAAGTGATGAGTGATATTGAATTTATGTTTGCCCAGGAAGCAATTTTGGTCGAAAATGGTAAGGCTAAAAAGAGATGGATAAAGCTGCGTGCATTTTGGTTCTCGGTTCGAGTCTTCATGTGCGGGTGA